The window TATTAGCCACCATGCCAAATAAAAAGTCGCCCTCCACAGTCGTATCAGCCGTTTCCACCGTAAGGTGGTAGGATTTTAGAGAGGGCAGGCGCTTCATAACCTCGAAAATATAGGCCATGCTGCCAAACATATTTTTGCTCTCCTGTGAGGTGTCGTAGGCCACGTCGGTAAAGGCGCCGAAGGCCGCCACATAGGCGAAAAACGAATCCTCAAAGCCGCCGACGTCACAGGGCAGCGCCGCACCGCGCATGATATCGGCCGCGGCGGCAAGCGTTTTTTTGGAGATGTGGTGGCTGGCAGCAAAATCATTCATTGTGCCTGAAGGTATATACCCCACTGGCGGACGCTGCTGCGGCGGAAGCGCCATCAGCGCGCGCACCGATTCGTTCAGCGTGCCGTCGCCGCCGCTCACCACCAGCAGGTCATAGGCCGAGGCCTGATTGCGGATGGTTTCGTAGGCGTCAAGCCGGCGCTGCGTCGGGTGCACCGCCAGCTCATAGCCGTGCTGCGCAAAAATATTCAGGATTTCCATCAGATCAGCCGCCAGATGCTCGCGGCCGGACTTAGGGTTAAACACAAATAATAGCTTTTTCACATTGCCGTCTCCTTGTTAGAATAAGGTTATCATACCAGATTTTGGATTTGATTGCAATGTCTTGACTTTGGCGTGTGAAATTCATTATAATAAATCATTAGCCGGCCAGCCGGCAAAATAGGAGGATTTGTATGAGTTTTGTATTTGAGCGCGAGCTGCCGTCAGCGCAGCATCTGAAGGAACTGCTTCCGGTGGACGAAAAAGCTGCCGCGATGCGTGAGCGCCGTATTGCGCTGATGAAAAAAATTATGGAAGGCGAATATGACCGGCTGATGGTCATTGTTGGACCATGTTCAGCTGATAATGAAGAAGCCGTACTGGATTATATGCACCGGCTAGCAAAAGTGCAGGAAAAGGTTGCCGACAAGATTTTCATTGTACCGAGAGTATACACCAACAAGCCCCGTACAACGGGCGAGGGCTATAAGGGCATGATGCATCAGCCCGATCCCACGCAAAAACCGAATGCCTTTGAGGGTCTCAAAGCCATTCGGCATATGCACATTCGGGTGATGCAGGAGACCGGGCTGGTTGCCGCTGATGAGATGCTGTATCCGGGCAACTATGCTTTTCTGGATGATGTGTTGGGGTATGTGGCTGTGGGCGCGCGTTCTGTAGAAAATCAGCAGCACCGCCTGACCTGCAGTGGTCTTGACATCCCGGTGGGGATGAAAAACGGCACGGGCGGCGATGTGGATATCATGTTTAATGCTATCCGGGCCGCGCAGAGCGGGCATGATTTTATTTATCAGAACTGGGAGGTTGCCACAGAGGGCAATCCGTATGCCCATGCGGTGCTGCGCGGCGGTGTGGACTCCCGAGGACTTACCATCCCTAATTATCATTTTGAGGATCTTCTGCGCATTGCGCAGGAATATCAGGCAAGGGGACTGAGTAACCCTGCTATTATTGTGGATACCAATCACAGCAATTCGGCCAAGCAGTATGAGCAGCAGCCGCGCATTGCCTCGGAGGTCATGCACAGCATGAAGTATGATCCGATTCTGCGGAGCATGGTGAAAGGCTTTATGATCGAAAGCTATATTGAGCCTGGTGCGCAGAAAATCGATGATCATCAGATCTATGGCAAATCGATCACCGATCCCTGCTTGGGCTGGAAGGAAACGGAACGCATGATTTACGAGATGGCAGAAAAATTTTAAGCCTCCACTGACTTTAAGAGCTGCTCGGCAAGAGAACAGCTTTCTGTATCCAGCGTTTCTGCCCGTTCAAGGAGCCGGACCTGTTCCTGCCGTGAGGCGGGCAGCTCCGCAGCAGGGGCTGTCAGCGTATTATAAGAGAGGCGGCATCCGCTTAGGCGGCTGCGAAAATCGGCAGCCATATCGGCAATGTTTTGACAGTTAGCCGCAATTTTGGCGAGCGTCTCCTGCAGTGGTGAGGGGAGCAGATCCATACTCTCCCGCAGATATCCGGCGGCGCAGCGGCGAGAATCGATGAGATGGCAAAGCATATTATCGTTGACGCTGAGCCGGCGCAGGGCGTTTTCTCTGTCTTTTTCAAGGCAGAAGTCAGAGTCCTTGGCTAGGGCCTGCATCCATACCTCATAGGCGGCTTTTCCCTGATGATAGCCGCCGCAGCTTTCAGCATAAAAGGAGCGAAGCAGGATGGAGAGAGAGGTTTTTAAAATTTCGAGCGGCTGCGGCCGCTCCTTTTTTTCATCAAAATGAAGGATAAGAAAGGGCCAGAAATCATTGAACAGATAGCCTTCATTTTGTTCTGTGATCATTTGCTGATCCGCTTCAGAAAGCACAGCCGCCTGATCAAAATAGGTGCGGCATAAAAAGCGTTTGCCATGCTCCAGATAGCCAGTAATCAGTCCCCATTCGGGAGCCACGCGCAGGTTGATGGCGAGTACGGGCTTGCCGTTTTGAATATCGGTCATGATCGCTTGGCGTTCTGCGCTTCGCTCCGCTTTTTGCAGCCGTGCTGCCATGTGAAAATGGTAGCCGATGGCATCAAAAAGGGGCTGAGCATAGTCGAAGGCTACGAGTGCATCGGTGCAGCTATAATCCCAGACGTCGGTGAAGCAGATGCGGTAGCAGGCACCGCTCATGCCCATGATCTGCTGATAGGTGTAGGGGTCGTTCATATATTGCAGGGCGGCACACAGTGCACCCGCCCAAGGGCAGTCCATACCGTTTCCGAAGGCTAAGGGCATGACATTTTTTAGAATATGCTTTGCATGATCCTCAAGGGCAAGATGCGTACGGTGATGCGTATAAATCATGCTTTCGCCTTCGGGGCAGCAGATCGTATGGATGCCGTCGGCATTGGTGTAGATGATGGTCAGATATTCGGTGGTATCGCTGGCAGAGCTGCTGGGAAAGGTTTCGTGATTAACAGGAATCTGCTGCCAGTTGAAATATTCATAGTGGTGAATTTTCTGCATGGCAGAGGTATACTCCGCTGCGTTTCCGTAATAAGCGCCGATGATCTCAAACAGCTGCTCATTCAGGTAGCCGTTTGACTCCGGCGTTAAAAACAGCTCTTCATTTTCAAGGGCGTAGGAGAAGAAAATGCCCTTGGATGTTTGAAATTTAACTGTCAAAAGTTTGAGCCGGTCCCCCTCCAGAGCTGCTCCAATCAGCTGCGGGTGAACATAGAGCTGCAGCCGGTCAGAGCGTATCATAGTGTTTAACAGCTGCGTGACTGAAATCTGCGCGCGGCCGTCTGTATAAAACGCCTCCAAAATCAGAAGCTCCTTAGGCTGCAGCAGACTATCGATGCTGCAGTCAAGCGCCTGAGCCAGTGCAGGCAGAATAGCCGTTTCGGGGAGGCATTTGGCGTTTTCCCATTTGGAAACGGCCTGCGGACTTACATGAAGCTTCTCAGCAAGTGCCTCGCCGGTGTAGCCGCGTTCTTTGCGCAAAAATGCGATTTGCTGCGCGATTTTCTTAGAATCAATCATGAGAGATCTCCTTTCTGCTTTTAAATATCACAATAGCACCGGCCGTCCGCGTCTTTGGTATAGATTCTGTGCCGATGGATGTCTTTATATTCCGGCAAAGTGCCAAGCGCATTTCTCAGGATGTATTTGCCCATTTCGTTATAGGTATCGCCCTCTGAGATTTTCCCGTTTGACAGGCGGCCGGTAATCCACGGCCTGCGCAGCAGAGCCAACAGCCAGTCCTTTTTTTGTGCAATAAAATCGCGGGTGGCGTCGTTTTGCAGGTCCGCAAATGCCATCAGCAGATAAGAGAGCGGAATACCGTTTTGCGTCGCGGCTTGTCCGGGGCCAAAGGTCAAAAACTGTCTGCCAAGCGGCTGCAGCAATGCCTCAATCCACTTCGTATCGTTTGGCTGCACGGCAGCAAGAAGACGAAGTACGCTGATGCCGGTCGCGATGCACTCACCCTGCAGGCAGGAATTGGCAAAGCAGGTGTTTTTCAATCGGCGCAGTGTGTGGAGGATCATGGCATTCACTTCCGGATTTTCAGGATCAAAAAGAAAAAGCAGACGCAGGATCTCCAGCTCATAATGATTAGCATAGAGCAGATGCGTTTTGGGCAAATAGCCCTGCACCAGCCGCAGCTTTTTATTTTCATGATAGGGCGGAATATAATAATGAGGGTACAGATCCTCGGAGTCAGGTTGGATTTTCAGGCGTTTTTGATATTTTAGGAGATCCTCCGGGCAGCAGACGCCGGTTAAAAAGCTGGCAACAGCCCTTTGTTTTTCCGCGGCGGAAATGACCTCGCCAAAAACCTCCTTTTTGACAAGAGCGGTCAGAAGATGATAATTCTGCAGGTATTCGGTTTCTTTTATAAAGTATGGCATGATAAGCTCCTTTCTTCTGGTACCAGTATAGTTTATTGTAAAAGAAAAGGGAGGGCTTTACAAGACATGGCAGGTTAAGTGCGGAATTAAAAAGTCAACCTGAGGTTGAGAAAAAAGAAACAAATATATTTTATGAAAGTGTTGACAAAATGGACAAATCATAGGTATCATTATTGTAATCTTAAAATGTTATAGAAAAATTAGTAAGAGGAAAATGAGAAAAATAAGGAATATTAATAATGAAATTTTGTTATCAACTTGATTACTATAAAAATATACTAGTTAATTATATTGATAATATTATACAGGAGAGAGAAAATGATAAATAATAGCCTGTTGAAAAGTTTGTGGAATAATGAGAAATTAAAGAAAGTTTTAATCAAGGGTGAAGTATTGTTATTTTTAGGCACCCTTATTAGCTTTGTCCAATATTATTGTTTAGCTATGGTAATCAATTTGTTGCAATTTGGCATTAAAGTTTCCACCATTATTGCAGGGGTGTTTTTTATTATATTATCAGTAATAATAATATATATAGGAAAAAAGAGTTTAATTACGGTAGTGACTATTTATGAGAGGGATAATCGTAATAGATTGGCGTTACAGTTAAACGGAGTGAAAAGTGACGAAGAATTAAAAGTTTTTTTCGATGTCACTACGCGAGGGATATTTAATTTATCTAGTAAAATACAATGGTTGATTGAGAAATGGCCATTGATTTTTATAGAAGGTATTGTAGCAATTATATTTGCGGCTTGGATTAACTGGAAATTAGCGTGTATTTATTTATTAGGCCTGCTAATTATTCAAGGTGTTTCTTTTAAATTAGGCAAATATTACTTGAAAAAATTAAAAATGTATAGAGATATTTTTTCAGACCATGAATTTAATGTAGCCGAAAAAAATGATAACAGAGAATGTCTCATTGGCGAAGGCTACGGACAACAATTTGAAAATGAGTTGATAGATGAGGAGAAACGTTTAATGTCTTATAAATGGAAAATTGAAATAATAAATCAACTATATGAGACATTAAAAAATTATTCTAATATGATATATATAGTTATTTACTATATTATTGGTGGATACTTTATTTTAAAAGGAGAAGTTTCTATAGGAGCTCTTGTTTCATTTAATATTTATAGTGAATCAATAAAAGTATTATTTTCTTCAATCATCACTTATCAGGAAAATAATATTGATTGTAATCTTGAGCTAAGTAATCTTGATAAAATATTTAAAGCAAAAGAAAATGAATTGAATGAAGAAGGAATATCGGATAAAGAAGTAGACGCTATAATTATGAGTAATGTAAGCTATCTAAAAGAAAAGAAGAAAATCATAAATGATGTAAATTTGCGTATTAATAGCGGCGAAAAAATATGTATTGTTGGAAAAAATGGGATGGGGAAGTCCACTCTTGCTAAAATATTATCCGGTGTATATAAAGATTATGAAGGGGATATTTCTATTGTCCACAATAATACAGTTAGGGAAAGAAGAAAAAGCGATATTCAATATATTGATCAAAAAGTTTTATTTTTAAATGAGACCGTTTTAAAGAATATGCAGTATGCGAGCGTTTTCGAGGAAGAAGAAAGTTATGATACGATTAAAAATTTGGTTATTAGAAAAAAAGCAGATAATTTATTTGCTGAAGAAATTATTAGAAAAGAGGAAAGATTTTTGGAGGAAGGAGAAGCTAGTATTTCTGGCGGAGAAGCTAAGGTCTTATCTGTGTTACGAGGTTTGCTTGCCCGGAAAAAAATTGTAATTTTTGATGAACCGACAGAGGGATTAGATGCTAAGAAAGTGGATATGTTTATAGATTTATTAACAAGTATGGAAGAGACCTGCATAGTTATAACTCATGATATGCGGGTGTGTAAAAAGGTGGAGCATATTTTGATAATGGAAAATGGAATGATCAAAGAACAAGGAACGCATAAAGAATTATTGGAAAAAAGCGAGGTATATAATAGTCTGATATAGGAGAAAACTATTATGAATAAAAAAACATTATCGATGTTAAAGAGAGAAATGTCCCATTTTGAAGGATTTATAATTCTGTGTGTTATTGATGGGATTTTAAACTTATTGGGGCAAGGTATTAGTATTTGGGGAACAAAAGTATTGGGTGATATTGTTTGTGGAGATGCTTCAAAATTTAAAATATTAGTTTTGGTAATTGTTTTGTATGTAACCGCTTGGCAGGGGCTTATTTTGGGTTTAGGGTATCTCAGAAAAAGGCTGCTTTGGAGCACTGAGATAACAGTTCGCGAGAAGCTATTAAAACAGATATTTGATAGTGAAGCTGAAGGCCTTTCGGTCGACATATATATAAATGAACTTGAAAAAACAATGCAGATCTATAATGAATACTTTAGGTATAGTATTATAGGATTATGTGCCATTGTTGGTTCAATTATAATGGGGGGCATATTAGACTGGAGATTATTACTTATATCCTTTGTCTTAGGTGGAATCATTTTTATAATTAATATACTTATATCGGGGAGAATATCAGCTAAGGCAAATAAACTATGGGATAAATACAATAATATAAATAAGAAAATAAGGAAAATGTTTAAATGTTTTGAACTGATATATACTTTTCCAAAGAATGATTTGTTCATTAAGGATTTTAAAAAAATGAATGAAGAAATTGCAAAAAATAGAGAGAATGCAATGGGAACTTATGCGAAAATTGATGCAGTGTTTCCAATTGTCTTTTTTCTTTTTCAGGTATCTTTCTTGGGCATTGGTTTTTTCTTCATGAGTAAAAAAATATTATCCTTAGGCATAGTTTTAGGATCTTTGCAGTCTGCCAATATTATTATGGGAAATATAAATTATTTGGGTGGGGGCTTTTCGGTACAACAAGAAAAAATAACAGCAGCGAATCACATTGCGGATGTACTAAGCGCTAAAAAAGAATCTAGTATAGTTTTAAAAGAAGAAATGAATACACTTTGTAGTGTGGTCGATGTATCGTATTATAATGATGACAAGAAATACATATTAAAAAATCTATTTTTGGATTTGAACAAGGGAGATTTTATAAGAATATGTGGAAAAAATGGAGCCGGAAAGTCTACTTTATTACATATATTATTGGGGCTTAAAAAGGCAAAAAGCGGGAATGTGATGTGGAAAAAAATGGACTCAGAAGAAAGTTTTGAATCATATAGGGAAAAGAATATTGGTTATGTTCCGCAAAATCCGTATATAAAAAAAGAGTGGTCTTTAGAAGAAAACATTGTTAATAAAGGCGAAACTATTAACACAGATAGATTGCAAAAATTAATATGTGATTTTGGATTACAAAATTTTAAAAGGAAAATGAGTGTCGGTACAGTATCGGGCGGAGAATTAAAAAAGATATGTATAGTTAGGGCTCTATATAAGGAGTCGGCAATTCTTATATTAGATGAACCGTTTGTTAATTTGGATGCTCATTCAATTAATGAGCTGAAATTATGGCTAGAAATGGAAAATGAAAAGGGTGTTACAATAGTAATGATTTCACATAAAAATAATATCAAGTTTAAAAATGAAAAATTAGTTTTTTTGAAGGAAGAAGGAAGAATTGAGAAAGTTTAAAGTAGTGAATGCTAAACAAGGAGGGAACAGGATGTATGATTAACATTTTGCTTGAGGGATATGATATAGATGCTGATTGGCTCTATGATGAATTAAAAAAATATATTAGACCAACGGATTTGGTTGCGATTGTTGCCTTTTCTTTTCGGGATGATCGCGTTCAATCCGAAGCAGATTGGAATTTGCTATACAGCAAAGAAAATGGTAAATATTATGACGGATTCGTAAGTGCATTTGCTTCTTATGGAATCCCGGAACGCAATATTAGCATAGTCAATTATTTTGCAGATACGCAGGAATCAGCAAAGCAAAAAATTGAGAATGCCGATATTATTTATTTTCTTGGCGGGTTGCCGGATAAGATGATGGAGCGGATTAGAGAATTTGATCTATGTGACAGTTTGATGAGGCATAAAGGAGTTATCATGGGCTATAGTGCCGGTGCGGTCATTCAATTTTCTGAGTATTATTTATCGCCGGAAGAGGATTATCCGGAATTCAGATATTATGATGGCCTTCCATATTTAGATCATTTCTATATTCAGGTCCATTATGAGGAAACAGAGGCGCAAAACGATGCAATACGGCGGGTACTTACAGAACGGGGTAAAGATGTATATGCCATCATGCGGGGGGCAGGAGCACTGCTTGTAGAAAATGGAAAGATCAAACAGATTGGCAATGTCAAAAGGATCAGGCCAATAAAATGAAATAATACAATAAACGTATTTGCCAAAAAAGAAAAGCATCCTTATATGAAAAGGATGCTTTTATGATTCATAGAGCTATAAAGCAGAAACATCATCTAATTTTCGGCAGCAGATGCGCTTTCTTCATAGCCGGCCGCAGCGCCATATAAAGAGCGGTGGATACGACTACGGAGGTGATAGCATTGATAGAGGTGGAGGCGATATTCCAGGCGAGCGTAAGTTCGGCAGCTGGCTTTCCAAGGATCAGCAGCTTATAGAAATATCCCACCAGAGGATCAAAAATTACATTGAATAAAAGACCGGCGATGGAGGCAAGCAGCGCATAGAGCAAAATGTGCTTCCGATCCTCTGTTTCAGAGATCTTGCCGATTTTATGCGCAACGAGGCCGGTAATCAAGCCGATGCAAAGCTTTAAAATAAAGGTCTTAGGCGCATACAGGATATAAACCGGATCGAACAGATCGCCAATTGTCATGCCAAGTGCGCCGCCGATGCCGCCCCAGAGGCCGCCCAGGAGCAGTGCGCCTAACACGCACACAGCGTTGCCGAGGTGAATCGAGGTCTGATCACCGCCGGGGAGCGAGATCTTGATTTGCAAAAAGGTAAAGACGACATAGGAGAGCGCAGCAATCAAACCGCACAAAACAATTTTCATTAAGCGCTCGCGTGAAGTAGAATAGGATTTCATAATGGTGTACTCCTTTAATAGATAAAATTTATTCTTCGTACCGGCGGATGAGCAAAGGAACGCCGATACGCTGACTGATGGCCTTGCAGGTCTCGATTTCCTCAGGATCCAAAATATCCACAATGCTTAGGCGCACATGAGGAACATATTTCAAACAGTTCTGGGCAAATTGAAGCAGCGCATCAAAAGAGCCGATGCCAAATTTGCTGCGGGTGATCTGCAGATAATTCTCTGCATTTCCTGCATTCATGCTGATAGAGACAGAGTCAATCAGGCCCTCCAGTAGAGCAGCGGTATTCTTTCCATAGCTTAGGTCGGAAAGACCATTGGTATTGATGCGAATCGAAGTGGCGGTGACGGACTTTAGGTATCGAGCAACCTCCAGCAGCACATCTAAGCGCTCAGTGGGCTCTCCATAGCCGCAAAATACGATTTGATGATAGGGGGACAGATCCCAGCCCTTTAGCTCATCGATGACTTCCTGAGCAGAAGGCTCATGCTCCAGCCATAAGGAATCGGCGCTGCCAACAGCGTCTTTTTTATTGCGTACGCAGAAGGTGCAGGCGCAGGTGCAGCGGTTGGTGAGATTGATATACAGATTATCAGAAAAGGTATATAAAACGCTCATGAAAAAACCTCCGGATTTACTGAAATAGAGTGCGGATGGAAAGGCGGTCAAGCAAATGCCCCAAAGTGACATACAGACAGGCGCTGATAAGAGGCGGGGCAAGATCGGTGCCTAAGCGAATAACGGGGATGAGCCAGTCCTCAAAGAGCAGGCCTGTGGCAATATAATAGCCGACTAGGTTGATGCAGAGCGCAGCGGCAAGGCCGATGAGATTGCGCTTACAGATAATGCGTTCAGTGCGCGCCGAAAAACAAAGTGCGATCAGAGCCTTGATCAGAAGCGTAGGCCCCGTCCAGAGAGGAAAGGTAAGCAGATCAGCAAGCCCGGCGCCGATGGCGGCAGCGAAAGCACTGTACGGAAGCGGCAGCAGAGAAGCCGCCAAAAATATAAAGGCATCGCCAAAGTGAATGTAGCCGTTTAAAAACGGAATATGTAGGATATAGGCGGTAAATACGAAGATGATGGCGGTAAATAACGCCGAAAGCACCAGCGTTTTAGTTTTAGGAGATCGCATGCAGAGGCTCCTTTCCGGAAAACAAAGAAGAAAGCAAGGGTTCAAAGGCAATGCCCTCCTGCAGAGGAATTTGGCGCTGCTCTGAATCATGCATGGCCCTGCCGACAAAATCGGCAGCCTCACAAACAGCCTGCTTTAACGAATAGCCCTGTAGGAGACGGCCTAAAAGAAGCGAGCTGAACAGATCGCCTGTGCCTACGCGCCGCTGCGGGGTAGGCTCCGTCCAAACCCATTCAGGATCAGCATGAGGCCGGATAATCAGATTGCCCATTTGACTACCGCGCAAAATGCCGGTAATCACAGCGCTTTGGCAGCCGAGAGCCAGCAGGCGGGACGCCATGCAAAATAAGGTCTTATCATTCGGCTCAGGCTCATAGGGCATATCAGTCAGTTTAGCAGCCTCCGTCAGATTAGGGGTAATGAGATCGGCCAGCGCAGCCAGCCGCCTCAGCTGGTCGCAGAGGGCGTCGGTATAGGGCGGCGGAATCACGCCGTCGTCGCCCATCACAGGGTCAACGAGTACAAATGCATTTTCAGCAAAGCGCTGAATGAAACTCCGTACAATGTCAATCTGCGCGGCTGATCCTAAAAAACCAGTGTACACGCCGTCAAAGGTTAGCTGCAGATGCTCCCATTCAGCCAGATAGGCCGGCATCTTGGCGGTATAATCATCAAAGAAAAAGCGGTCGAAGCCGCAATGGCTGGATAAAATGGCCGTGGGCAGAGGGCAGCACTGCAGCCCAAGTACAGAGAGGAGCGGCAGCTGCACCGCCAGAGAGCAGCGCCCGAAGCCGGTTAAGTCATTGATGACGGCAATCCGCTTGGGCATGGCTTTTGCCGCCGTCTGGTTAGCGCTTTGCGCGGTGGATAACAAAAAAACCCCCTCCTTCTGTAGTAATGATTTCCCATTATATCGCAAACTGACCATATTGAAAGTGTCAGTTTTTGAATAATTTATAGTATCAGAAGGAGGGGAAGTTTAGGCGTCTTGAAAGGCCTTTAGCTCGGGCAGCACGATGAGCAGCATGCTGATGAAGCAGGCGAGGCCGCCGATGAAGTTGGAGATGGGCTCGGCCATGAATACGCCGCTCGTGCCAAGGCCGGCAATATGCGGCAGCAGATAGGTGAGCGGAACGACCATGATGGCCTTGCGGAAGAGGCTGAAAAAGATGGCCTGCTTCTTTTTGCCAAGCGCTTTGAATACGGTCTGGCCCACGGCCTGTAGCGATTGAAAAACAAAGGTCAGGAAATAGAGGTGAAGGGCCGGGGCCGCCTTGGGCAGCAGCACTTCATCGGTGCTGAAAATGGAGATCCAGAGCGCCGGATTCCATTCGATCAGCAGCCACATAATGAGCGTGTAAAAAATGGTGATCCCCGTCATCAAAAAGATGGCCTTTCGGACATGCTGCGCCTGCCGGGCGCCGTAGTTGTAGCTGATGATGGGCGAGGCCCCTTCGACGATGGCCGTGATGGGCGTATCCATGATCTGGCGCACCGAGGTGACGATGGTCATGATCGAAACATAGATCTCGCCGCCAAAACGCATCAGCATGGTGTTGCAGGAAATCTGCACAAGGCTGTTGGTGCACTGCATGATAAATAGTGCGCTGCCGAGGCCTATGATGTCTTTGGCAAATGGAAAATAATCCTTTACATGGGTTTCGCGCTTAAAAGAAAGTGTGACCGGCAGCCTGCCCGCGCGGATATGGAAAAGCACGAAGAGCATCGAAAGCCCCTGAGAAATCACAGTTGCGATCGCGGCGCCCGCCACGCCGAGATCCATAACGAAGATGAACAGAGGATCCAGCAGCAGGTTGGAAACAGCGCCGATCACCACAGAGAGCATGCCGATATTAGGAAAGCCCTGTGCGTTGATGAAAGGGTTCATGCCGGTGGTGATCATCGAGAACAGTGTGCCCAAAAGATAGATGCGCAGATAGCTCAGCGCAGCCGGCATGGTGAGCGCAGAGGCGCCAAATAGACGCAGCAGCGGCTCTGCAAACAGCTCCCCAAAGAGGGTAATTAAAAAAGCAGTGAGGCACAGCAGACGGAAGGCGGTGTTCATGAGTTTTTGCGCCTTTGGCGCTTCAC is drawn from Lachnospiraceae bacterium and contains these coding sequences:
- a CDS encoding diacylglycerol kinase family lipid kinase; translated protein: MKKLLFVFNPKSGREHLAADLMEILNIFAQHGYELAVHPTQRRLDAYETIRNQASAYDLLVVSGGDGTLNESVRALMALPPQQRPPVGYIPSGTMNDFAASHHISKKTLAAAADIMRGAALPCDVGGFEDSFFAYVAAFGAFTDVAYDTSQESKNMFGSMAYIFEVMKRLPSLKSYHLTVETADTTVEGDFLFGMVANTTSIGGIRVRAHDISLIDGLSEVILVKASSAPLNLAAIFSAVVAQDFTSDRFVYLKAQDIVLRSPQPIPWTLDGEYGGLHQTVHIHTHQRAIRFLVPPSSVRKPRKHVKK
- a CDS encoding 3-deoxy-7-phosphoheptulonate synthase, producing the protein MSFVFERELPSAQHLKELLPVDEKAAAMRERRIALMKKIMEGEYDRLMVIVGPCSADNEEAVLDYMHRLAKVQEKVADKIFIVPRVYTNKPRTTGEGYKGMMHQPDPTQKPNAFEGLKAIRHMHIRVMQETGLVAADEMLYPGNYAFLDDVLGYVAVGARSVENQQHRLTCSGLDIPVGMKNGTGGDVDIMFNAIRAAQSGHDFIYQNWEVATEGNPYAHAVLRGGVDSRGLTIPNYHFEDLLRIAQEYQARGLSNPAIIVDTNHSNSAKQYEQQPRIASEVMHSMKYDPILRSMVKGFMIESYIEPGAQKIDDHQIYGKSITDPCLGWKETERMIYEMAEKF
- a CDS encoding helix-turn-helix transcriptional regulator, whose amino-acid sequence is MIDSKKIAQQIAFLRKERGYTGEALAEKLHVSPQAVSKWENAKCLPETAILPALAQALDCSIDSLLQPKELLILEAFYTDGRAQISVTQLLNTMIRSDRLQLYVHPQLIGAALEGDRLKLLTVKFQTSKGIFFSYALENEELFLTPESNGYLNEQLFEIIGAYYGNAAEYTSAMQKIHHYEYFNWQQIPVNHETFPSSSASDTTEYLTIIYTNADGIHTICCPEGESMIYTHHRTHLALEDHAKHILKNVMPLAFGNGMDCPWAGALCAALQYMNDPYTYQQIMGMSGACYRICFTDVWDYSCTDALVAFDYAQPLFDAIGYHFHMAARLQKAERSAERQAIMTDIQNGKPVLAINLRVAPEWGLITGYLEHGKRFLCRTYFDQAAVLSEADQQMITEQNEGYLFNDFWPFLILHFDEKKERPQPLEILKTSLSILLRSFYAESCGGYHQGKAAYEVWMQALAKDSDFCLEKDRENALRRLSVNDNMLCHLIDSRRCAAGYLRESMDLLPSPLQETLAKIAANCQNIADMAADFRSRLSGCRLSYNTLTAPAAELPASRQEQVRLLERAETLDTESCSLAEQLLKSVEA
- a CDS encoding ATP-binding cassette domain-containing protein, whose protein sequence is MINNSLLKSLWNNEKLKKVLIKGEVLLFLGTLISFVQYYCLAMVINLLQFGIKVSTIIAGVFFIILSVIIIYIGKKSLITVVTIYERDNRNRLALQLNGVKSDEELKVFFDVTTRGIFNLSSKIQWLIEKWPLIFIEGIVAIIFAAWINWKLACIYLLGLLIIQGVSFKLGKYYLKKLKMYRDIFSDHEFNVAEKNDNRECLIGEGYGQQFENELIDEEKRLMSYKWKIEIINQLYETLKNYSNMIYIVIYYIIGGYFILKGEVSIGALVSFNIYSESIKVLFSSIITYQENNIDCNLELSNLDKIFKAKENELNEEGISDKEVDAIIMSNVSYLKEKKKIINDVNLRINSGEKICIVGKNGMGKSTLAKILSGVYKDYEGDISIVHNNTVRERRKSDIQYIDQKVLFLNETVLKNMQYASVFEEEESYDTIKNLVIRKKADNLFAEEIIRKEERFLEEGEASISGGEAKVLSVLRGLLARKKIVIFDEPTEGLDAKKVDMFIDLLTSMEETCIVITHDMRVCKKVEHILIMENGMIKEQGTHKELLEKSEVYNSLI
- a CDS encoding ABC transporter ATP-binding protein, with the protein product MNKKTLSMLKREMSHFEGFIILCVIDGILNLLGQGISIWGTKVLGDIVCGDASKFKILVLVIVLYVTAWQGLILGLGYLRKRLLWSTEITVREKLLKQIFDSEAEGLSVDIYINELEKTMQIYNEYFRYSIIGLCAIVGSIIMGGILDWRLLLISFVLGGIIFIINILISGRISAKANKLWDKYNNINKKIRKMFKCFELIYTFPKNDLFIKDFKKMNEEIAKNRENAMGTYAKIDAVFPIVFFLFQVSFLGIGFFFMSKKILSLGIVLGSLQSANIIMGNINYLGGGFSVQQEKITAANHIADVLSAKKESSIVLKEEMNTLCSVVDVSYYNDDKKYILKNLFLDLNKGDFIRICGKNGAGKSTLLHILLGLKKAKSGNVMWKKMDSEESFESYREKNIGYVPQNPYIKKEWSLEENIVNKGETINTDRLQKLICDFGLQNFKRKMSVGTVSGGELKKICIVRALYKESAILILDEPFVNLDAHSINELKLWLEMENEKGVTIVMISHKNNIKFKNEKLVFLKEEGRIEKV
- a CDS encoding type 1 glutamine amidotransferase-like domain-containing protein, translating into MINILLEGYDIDADWLYDELKKYIRPTDLVAIVAFSFRDDRVQSEADWNLLYSKENGKYYDGFVSAFASYGIPERNISIVNYFADTQESAKQKIENADIIYFLGGLPDKMMERIREFDLCDSLMRHKGVIMGYSAGAVIQFSEYYLSPEEDYPEFRYYDGLPYLDHFYIQVHYEETEAQNDAIRRVLTERGKDVYAIMRGAGALLVENGKIKQIGNVKRIRPIK
- a CDS encoding ECF transporter S component, with protein sequence MKSYSTSRERLMKIVLCGLIAALSYVVFTFLQIKISLPGGDQTSIHLGNAVCVLGALLLGGLWGGIGGALGMTIGDLFDPVYILYAPKTFILKLCIGLITGLVAHKIGKISETEDRKHILLYALLASIAGLLFNVIFDPLVGYFYKLLILGKPAAELTLAWNIASTSINAITSVVVSTALYMALRPAMKKAHLLPKIR